From Aedes albopictus strain Foshan chromosome 1, AalbF5, whole genome shotgun sequence, one genomic window encodes:
- the LOC134287904 gene encoding uncharacterized protein LOC134287904 yields the protein MSKSPSSETTSETLSVSDESIAASVVNSSSAPQIRPNVITKTAKKPAKEEPKERPPWRPASVAQGLVPTVPKPDLRARILDVSKYVSFCLSSDSQQCNESSWV from the exons ATGAGCAAATCTCCGTCGTCGGAAACGACCAGCGAGACGCTGAGCGTCAGCGACGAGTCCATTGCCGCTTCCGTGGTCAACTCCTCGAGTGCCCCCCAGATAAG GCCCAATGTCATAACCAAGACGGCGAAGAAACCCGCCAAGGAAGAGCCAAAGGAACGTCCTCCGTGGCGGCCGGCCAGTGTGGCCCAGGGATTGGTTCCGACCGTTCCGAAGCCGGATTTGCGAGCACGGATTTTGGATGTGTCCAAGTATGTATCTTTCTGTTTATCGTCAGACAGCCAGCAGTGCAATGAGAGCAGTTGGGTTTAA